CAGAAGAAGTACCGCAAGCACAAGGAAAACAATTTAGTTTCCTCgtggtgaaagaaagaaaaagtatCTTACCTCTGAATTTACACGTTAGATTTCATCTAATAGAtagaaacaataaatacataaatgtattAGAATCTGTCatatttaaaatacactttttcCATCAGATGTTCATATTAGCTCTGAATGGTGAGAGTCTGAAGCCTCAGATCCTGTAAACAGAAGAGAAATCCACCCTCTCaacacttctctctctgccagATCTGTATGTGTCTCTTCTAGCTGATGATGATCTCtcatcttttcattctctctccatATCAGCCAGTTTCTCACTTTGGCCCGTACTCAACTCATCTTTCCATTCCTTCACTCCCGTACCTCTCCATTTCTaacctctttttctctctctctctctctcattcctccacttcgcccacacacacactcctcatctCCGAGCGCTCCTCATGCTCCGGAGCCGCGCGCCCCTCGCCCGCTCCTTGTCCATCACAGTGGGCAGGCCCTGCAAGGTGGTGATGGCTGTCTTGCTCCAGTGCTCCACCTCCTTGAAGATCCGATAAATCCAAAGCTTCAGCTCAAACAGGCTGCTCGGACCTTCTAACTGCAAATGAGAAGGGGGAGAGGTCACCAAGATCTGCCTTTATATTCCTCAGAAACTGTACAATCACACCTCTGATGATGTCTTCACCTACCTCAAGTCCGTCCAAATTGGGGGTAAGGACTGCTGCACCATCCACAGCCTTGAGGATCTCTGTGTTGATTAGGAGAAGCGTGAGTCTGTCCCTCACCATTTTCCTCATGGTCTCGTAGTCTCCCTTCTTCCCGCCACCcagctcctgttcctctttgGCGATGGCTCTCTCCAGCAAGCTGCGGCACTGTagcagagcagagtggaggcGCCAGAGCGTGTCCCCGGTGTCCAGCtgcgaggagggaggagggacagACACCAGGCGACGGTCAGACACCAACTCCTCCACGGTgaacctctccttctttctcttgagggagaaaagagagaaaacaagaaggTCATAAAAATTACCAACGGATGTGTGAAATCATTCATGATGACAAGAAAGAGGAGGCGGACTGGGAGAGTGAAGTGGACAAGTGGGTCGAAAAACGCTTTGTGCCACGGGTTAACCACACTGACGTCACTTTGGTTCAATTTGAAAAATCCTTGACTATTTGGCAACAGAGATTTGCTCATAGTTTGATAGGAACCCATTCAGACTCATAAATGCTGTTTCCCAGAATCAAAAATACCGATGTGAAAGGTCATTCTTTGAGGAGGGATTTGTGCTCAGCCTGAGTTTGATTAGCGTgcctgttaaaataaaataaaaaacacatgcaccTCACACTTGTATGAGAAGATATGGAGAGATATGACGCACTTTTCTAGTCACTGTCAACATTTGACACAAAATCATTAAGATAGCATTAActaaattgtttttcatttcggGAAATACACTGGTTCACTTTCTTAAACTAGAGCCAGCAGGTTTAGCAGATAAGTTAAGTTTAAGTTTGGTTGTATTTAGAAATTTAATGCGAAATgcgtcatgattgacaactgagacGACGAACGTGTGTATCAACAGGACCTCGATAATGCAACTCCATCCACTGATCGCTTCTACATAGACTCTAGCTCCAAACAGGCAAGATAGCGGCGTTCATATCTGAGATATTTTCGCTTGTGTCTGGAAtatgggagaaagtggagatgcatcgtccatctttacatacagtctatagTTTGGATAGAGCCAGCTGCTGCCTCTAGCTTCATATGTACCAAAGAAGGTGATATTAATCACCACTAGGGTtcgcaaaggggcggaaagtttccggtaaatttacagaaactttccggaaactttccacgggaatattaagctcggaaattttgggaatttaaaaaaaaaaaaactatgcaaattaaacgctgagcaataaaaacatcattcgaaactctattttaaagatggatggaatgcagcacactcTGCACGTtgcatttcaaccctccactgtgcattcttccatcacatgcacagataattcccagcatccttcactctacagcagggctattgaggccggctgtagtgtgcaggactagtcaggtaagtttcgatgatattaatggggaaaatatattagcatgctgattgaggattgttcatctgttcatctagcctatttccattcatttatccatcaattgtaaaatatttttacagacgattccaattgtttggctaactatttatatctctggcattgcattagtgtttttttctatctcatgtgtggagacatttcaccccatccaatgtagaaggaaaggctgtgtacatttgcaaatactgtgcaaagacctatgttaagaatgacacaacgatgcaggagcatatagtcaagtgcacaaagtttcctcagggctcaaatcagcctatgacacaacaaaatgtatatattgtctgtatatgacaaggtaaatacagttagtataaattacccacaacatttccagtttattaattcccgttaattcccgttaattcccgtatattcccgttaattcctgttaaattcccatggaaagtttccaactttgaatattcccggaattttgcaaccctaatcaccaCACATCACTTTGAGCACGGATTTTaaattccaaatattttcaactATTGCTTTTATATTAAATGTACCATATGTAGCTTTGGCCACCAGGAATCTGTCAATGTAAAGAAAAAGACCCAGTTTAATGACACCGGGGAGCAGCAttggatcatgggagttgtggTCTTAACCACCGTTGCCGATATAAAATCTACCTGACGAGACTCAGGCGCAAATCATGTTCATGGATGAGGTCATGTATTTAAGTTTTATTCATGTCACGCAGCAAACACCAATGAAAAAACAGATGCCGATGATGTCGGGTCATCTCACAGGCATGACTGTAGCTGGCCTTCGCTTTAGTAATTCAGCTAGTTGTGAATCCCAGAGGCCTCCTTGTGACATTATACTGAGGTGTTAATGTTGAACCCTGCGTGAAAGTTAGTACCAGAGCGACAGAGTGGACTAATGTGACCTGTGAGTCGCAGGGTTGGGGGGCTGATGTTTACTGCTCTGACTGCAGAGGAAATGTCATTCAGGCAGTCATCCAGGAAGCATGAGTGTAGCCAGAAAAGATATATTCTCATGGATCATTGTGACATTGAAATAAGTCATAAACGACTCCAACTCTTGAAATGATTTAAGAGGCATCAAATTGATGTAACTGTTCAGCGATTTCCCACCCAACAAATATGCAAGAGATATTCTGCCTGGGGCAAAACAATAATATTTGGATTAAAGACTGAAGTTATGTTTATGCAGAGACAAATCTAATCTCTTCCTGTTGTGCTCAGTTGCAAGTGGCCGGTGCTGTAGCTGCAGAGTTTACAGAGACATATTTCAAAGAAGTGCAAGTTGAAAACCGTTGAAGCAGACACAAAGGATTTAGAAAGTAAAGGTCAAAATCAACAAGTTTTATGTAAGGAGTTATAAGGAAGGCCGCTCCCTTGCTCCTAGCGAGACACATGAAAGAAGTGAGGAGGCAGTGAACTGGCGGGACACCAAGAAGTTTTAATAACTGTCGGTTCACACCTATAGGCAAagagactggaggagatgaagTGAAGGATTCGTGCCCAGGCAGTGATGAGCTTGTGCCAGGATAACGCCCACGTCTCTCATTCCAGCTGAGCCAACCCACCACCCCCCAAGACTCTGCATTCCTACCTGGTGCTGTACCCTGACAtaatttccttctctttctcacacacacacacacacacacacaaacacacttcctcCATCCTATATCTTTCTTTTGCACGCATCCCTTTCTTCTATcttgctgtctctctccccttcttctctctctctctctctctctctctctctctctctctctctctctctctctctctctcctacttgtttcaaacacacaaagtcacatgcACATACAAGGTTAAATACATgtaacacatacacattcacacacatccatagaaaaaaatctattaatttTCCATTTAACCTTGGcctctttctctgtccctctctctgtccctctctctctcacacgcacacacacgcgcaaacacacacacgcgcaaacacacacacacacacacacacacacacacacacactcagccttgCCTATTACTGTCTTCAGCTTTCTAGTCATTCtataacacgcacacacacacacacacacacacacacacacacacacacacacacacacacacacacacacacacacacacactcagccttgCCTATTACTGTCTTCAGCTTTCTAGTCATTCtataacacgcacacacacacacacacacacacatacacacacacacacacacacacacacacacacacacacacactcaaccttGCCTATACAATTCTGTCTTCAGCTTTCTAGTCATTCTataacacgcacgcacacacacacacacacacacacacacacacactcagtcagtcAGTAGGTTCCTCCACTCACATAAAGCTCCAGTAGTATGCAGCACTCATGGTGCAGTTGCTCGGCTATAGCAGTGGCCCGGGCCGCTGTGGTCCTGCTCTGATCCGGACCGGTCGTGCCCCTGGTCCGCCTCGCTGCCATCGGACCTCCCGCTGGCTCCGCTGGAGAAACGCGTGCAGGATCTGAGCAACAGGCTGATTCCTCTAATGTCCCCCAGTGAACTCTCTCCTCATCCCGACACCACCGGCAGGTTCCCGGTCATCACGCGTCACTTCAGCCCCTCATTCCTGtcgccccccgcccccccgcagTGCTCTGGTCACCCGAGCTGAGGTAGAGCTCGTTTCCCGGTTCCCTCCGACCTCGTTCGGGGACTTGTGTTACAGACTCGGCGGCCAACTCTCCGCCCTTTCCTCCGGGAACCTGATGCCTGGCGTGAGGAATTTAACGGGACGCGCGGGGGCGGAGAGCCgcggaggggaggagggaggagcccATCAGTTCCGTGGAAGAGCAGTAATCTCATTTACTGCTTCCGACAGATCACAAGCTTCATTTGAACTTCCCATCCAACCCATGTCACTGATCAAACATGAGGCCTGTAGTGAGAAAAGTTATATTACCATTAGTTAATTAAATATACTGAACTTTTGATATGTATTTTACTTCTGCATTACTCCTTAAACCCAATTCTATTCTTTTCTTCTCATAATGATTACTTCAAAATATATTATACAGCATATTAGATCATAAAGTGGTTTCCAACTCTGTGTTATTAGAAGTACAGTTTCAATGTTATAGGCTCACTTTGACCATCTACAACATGTACTTTCACACGTAAAGTACACTTCAAATGTTATAGATAGTACTACTTTAGTAATAACTCTGAGCTTTTACTCAAGATATATTTTTGAAGTGAGATGTTGTGACACGattaaacagcattgcagcatATTGAAAACAAATTCCAATATTAGGATGATTTGATCAAATACATTACATTTAGGATTTTCTGAAGTAGTTTCTAGCTATAATCTAAGTTCATGAAATGAAACTTGGATTCCTGTAAGATAGACCCCACTGTGCGAATAGACGGACTTGAAGTTTATAGTGATTGTATAAAAAGTGAACAGCTGTTGTAAACATCAGGGTATTAGTTATCATGTGTTTGACAAGTTGTAAATATTTATGAAAACTTGATGATTCTGCAAGTTCAGGTATTCTATGAGATGACAATATTGATTAAAGCAGGGAGAAAAATTCGGCTAACCGGTGaggcacagaaacaaacatcttacAAATTATTCggataaacatatttttcattagAAGCATCTTAAAATCAGGAGTCTACAATTATGCACTAATTGTGAAGCCCTGTAACTCTGACCTATAATTTAGTGATCAATTTAATACTTGTCCCAAACATATTTCAGGATGCACTGCAATAAAATTCCATCCATTAAGATTATACAAATTTTAAAAGATGCCATTTTTTCTTAAGCCTGTTTGCTGCGGGAATGCATTTACTTCTTTGTCTAAATGAACAGTTTTAAACTAAAAATCTCTAACCACCAAACCTCTAATGATGTTATGTTGAATCCCTCTATACATTGCACATATCCATTCACAAATAATGTTCTCAGTgcagaagctgtgtgtgttgatttgatCCAGATATTTCAAGCTTTTATTCATCTGAGTCACTTAGTTTCTATTTCAtgcatttcatgtttttatttgaatgtacTCATAcatgaaacaataaaagaatTTAATCTCCCCCATAAAGCACTTGGGTCAGTTTTTGGTGCTTTCTCAAATAAATTCCCCTGTGTAATACCACACCGGTGCTGCAGGTGGCAGTGCAGGCAGATAGAATGTAAACACTGAGCTACATGACGGAAGATAACACCCATGGCTAGCCCTAGCATAAACCAAGCGGAGTGGAGAGGACACGGGAATGATCACATACGTTCAGCGTTGGTGTAAATGAATATACGTGTTTACTGAATCAATCAAGCAGCTTGTATTTCGACGAGGAGCTGACAGGCTAACTAGCTTAGCTCCGGTTCACTGTACAGGTATGAACTCTCTGGTCGGTTACGGAGTGTCCTCGGAGTCTGACAGCGATGGAGAAGCAAACACCGGCGGACTTGGGTAAGtgctcatttaaaaaacattgaataaGTAAATATGAAGTAAAAGAATAACAGAGGGACTTATAAGTTATCTTTCTCCTGTGTCTTGTGTTATTTTCCATCGTCCAGCTCCGTTAAGAAGGCGGGCGACGAGGCGTCACCTGTCTTAAAGACCCGTAACTTCCTGCTGGAGTCTGGTTCAACCTCCAGCGAGTCAGAACCAGAGGAAGAGTATCCTGTTCCCTCCTCATTCCCATCACACCCCCTCTCAGCAGCCGGCCAGCCCCCCCGCCATGCTGCTCCTTCCCTGGGTTCACACACCCATCACaagctgcctcctccagctctaaACGCCTGCTCGGACAGTGGAGTGTTCACCAACCCCTTCAAGGCCCAGGCCGACCAGAAGCTCAGCGCCCTGCAGAAACATGTTCCCCTGACCCTGGAGGCCAAACCCTCCGAGATCGGGGGAAAACGGATGTGCGTGTCTTACAGGAAGAATGGAAGGTGCAGGTTCGGGATCAAATGCAAGTTTGCTCATGACAGTGACCTCCAGACCACTGTTCCCTCAGCGGACggccatcatcctcatcatacGCCTGAGAGTGATGAAGCACCAGCACCAGAACCCGTTGAGCCCAATGCAGGTGGCTCTGGTGGTGTCGGGAAGCAGAAGCgcccagaggaggaagagtcagGAGGGCAGcatgtgaagaagaggagggttgGACTGAGTAACACCTTGATTCCTCCTAAACGGGCGATGAAGCAGTATGCAATGCACATGGACCGAGAGCGGCTCCATATGTCCTGAAGAGAGCCAAGCAGGACCGGGTGGGCAGGGAGGAGAAAGGAATTTTCCTGAGTTGTAACACTGTGCAATCCTAACCCTCATAAAGCAATAGTATAAAGTGCAGGTgaaagttttcctctgtgtgcatGTCTTATAAAAGTTGTACTGTCCATTGGTCGATTCATAAATAACTCAAGCTTACACTTACATTTCATCTGGCAATAACTAACATTTTCCACACATTCACATCAAGAGCCATATGTGGTGTGGCCGGAAGGAGCTGGGGATTGACCCACCCGTGTTATAATTatttagctgttttcagacatgaaatcgGGGAAAATGTAATAATTGTCTGGACTTCTTgtcttttcacacatgaacacaggaGATTGTTCAGGTCAGATCAGGGACTTATCTGGACCATTCAGGTGAGGGATGACACCTGGGCAGAGCAAGAAATTCAGTTCTGAAAATTCAAAGGTTTTCTCACATCCATCCACACCAGCATCAGCCCTTATCACAGAAATATCTTGGGTAAGGGCTGTTTTCACCAATTTGGCATCTTCTACATGAATGGCACCTCTATTTTGTCctaagatatttgtattctcctttgttttttgcatgtaGAACATGTTAGAAATGTTATCAACACATCCACTTGTATAATGTAATTGTATGGACATTTACCTGCTGTATTGTTACAGGGGCTCACTCAGACATGTTGTCAGGTAAACAtcctgagttcagtgcatgtctgaaagcagctataatgGCTGATCCCCTGCCAAGTATGTGTAGCCACCCCAGTTGTATGGAAAGATAAAGTTGTGGGATACATTTACCTGCTGTATTGTTACAGGGGCTCACTCAGACATGTTGTCAGGTAAACAtcctgagttcagtgcatgtctgaaagcagctataatgGCTGATCCCCTGCCAAGTATGTGTAGCCACCCCAGTTGTATGGAAAGATAAAGTTGTGGGATAAACTACATTCTCAAACTATTAATGAAAACACTGGATAAAtgttaagacatttatttatatcatataaatgaatcgtttttttgtgtttgcgCTACCACATGTCCTACATCACAGATCAGAGAAGTGCTGACTTAGTATTGACATTTTTTACCAAATGATCCACATGATTATCAAATTACATCACACTTCAAATGTTATCGACAAAAGTTGAGTTTGTCTAATTCAGTTTGGTTAATGTTTTGGACCCCACTACACATGAGTTATTGTTCCTTCAAAGTCAAACAGCAGGGTTTAACAAACAGCTGCACAAATATCATTTTAACAGACACTgccaacattttaaatatgcatATTCTGAAACTGTGAAGCACCTTTTTTTGTCTGCACCTGTTCAGTCTTTGTGAGTTCAGATTTTTTTGgttgttatattttttcctatcaaattaatgttttatagtAGATCTggacaataaaagaaaaaaataatgactGCCTATTTGATTTTTATTGAGAGATTTTACTTACCCCACACATATTGAGGTTGTTTATCTAACACGTTATGTGCTTAAAACATAATATAAATTATCTAGATTTATTCCGGTAGGAACGTGCCTCACACTTGGCATTTCATGTGCTGTATATTACTAAGAGGTATGCTATATTATTGCATAATAGCAACAGATTTGCAATATAACCTCagcatcagtacacacacacactcacataaaagGCTAGTTTAGTTTTAAGAACTATTATGTACAAAGGCAACAActtacacatacagacacatacatATCTTTCCCTGATACAGATATTCTAAAAAACTACCAAATATGACTATGGGTGAACAGTACATAATATATTGGTGATCCTACATTTACCTCAAACATTTCAATACAGTGTATCAGGTCACTGATGACTTAACCTTCCTctattttcttctctctgtgctcCCTCCTTGTTTTACATGAGGACGTGCTGCACGTGTCTCTCAGAGCCGCCAGTCAGAACCTCTTGTCCCGTTTCCTCCCAGACCACAccatcttctcctgcagcctctgcCTGCTGGAGGGAGTTGGCTGAAAGAGAGGCGGAAATGAGTCCTGGATTGTCCAGAATATAGTTGCCCCCATTTGTGGATGCAGGATCCTGGGATTGGGGTGGGGACAGGAGAGGGGGGCTCGCGGCAGCTGTGTGCAGGGACTGAAGTTGATGAGAGGTTGCTAAAATGGGGATCTGCTGAATGTGGGTCTGGGATTGGCTAACTGGCTGGAAGGTCATTTGTAGGATTTGTGTTTGCCCCTGGCCCTGCTGCTGAGAGCAGTATGACTGAAGAGACTGGAGCTGGGGTTGGTGCTGGGTCAACACTGAGCTGGAATGGAGGGTCAGTTGTTGGATTTGGGGCTGATGTTGCTGCTGAGCAGCCTGCACAAACTGGACGGGCATCTGCAGCTGGAGGTGAGTCTGCTGCTGGCTGTCAGCTGGTGAAGGGGGGTCAATTGGGGACAGGGCAATTGTCACTGGTACCTGCATGGTGTGGAGGCTCTGGTCTTGTCCCAGTAAAACCACCTGGTGACTCACTTGCTGGGTCATGTGACCC
The sequence above is a segment of the Limanda limanda chromosome 2, fLimLim1.1, whole genome shotgun sequence genome. Coding sequences within it:
- the si:ch211-113e8.11 gene encoding uncharacterized protein si:ch211-113e8.11, whose amino-acid sequence is MNSLVGYGVSSESDSDGEANTGGLGSVKKAGDEASPVLKTRNFLLESGSTSSESEPEEEYPVPSSFPSHPLSAAGQPPRHAAPSLGSHTHHKLPPPALNACSDSGVFTNPFKAQADQKLSALQKHVPLTLEAKPSEIGGKRMCVSYRKNGRCRFGIKCKFAHDSDLQTTVPSADGHHPHHTPESDEAPAPEPVEPNAGGSGGVGKQKRPEEEESGGQHVKKRRVGLSNTLIPPKRAMKQYAMHMDRERLHMS
- the cntf gene encoding ciliary neurotrophic factor, which produces MAARRTRGTTGPDQSRTTAARATAIAEQLHHECCILLELYRKKERFTVEELVSDRRLVSVPPPSSQLDTGDTLWRLHSALLQCRSLLERAIAKEEQELGGGKKGDYETMRKMVRDRLTLLLINTEILKAVDGAAVLTPNLDGLELEGPSSLFELKLWIYRIFKEVEHWSKTAITTLQGLPTVMDKERARGARLRSMRSARR